The Malassezia japonica chromosome 5, complete sequence genome contains a region encoding:
- a CDS encoding uncharacterized protein (EggNog:ENOG503PM92) yields MAAPLAALCKGDRSVRDRARIFFDRVKIWETQGNARSVQEISSGVPAVCVWLANESLQSTAVGREELVKASGLAPDQFSKAERMIQDIVQPPSRPRTRREAPRAPEPVVRTPPKEKRLDKATLLERAKAVQSGAMFRPPVPDAPVREPSEETSVPRKVEATPKGTPEVVPERKRRASSTPQDIPPPPADDKNAQAFQRLLSLGMPAHREGLKFEVQPRRKRGRPPGQKKSPAQLMRDEALEALWKANAEHPTSNGYMPARYAAQAKLSREEAQWLCPLPMPMIMSTANPATVQALPSEVWARWAQLVDLE; encoded by the exons GCGATCGTGCACGCATCTTCTTTGACCGCGTAAAGATATGGGAGACGCAAGGGAATGCACGGAGTGTGCAGGAAATTAGCTCGGGGGTGCCGGCGGTATGCGTTTGGCTCGCCAATGAATC ACTCCAAAGTACGGCCGTTGGacgcgaggagctcgtcaaGGCTTCAGGGCTAGCACCAGACCAGTTTTCCAAGGCAGAGCGCATGATCCAGGATATCGTGcagccgccgtcgcggcccAGGACCCGGCGCGAAGCGCCGAGAGCGCCGGAGCCggtggtgcgcacgccgcccaaagagaagcgcctcgacaaggccacgcttctcgagcgtgccaagGCGGTGCAGAGCGGAGCCATGTTCCGGCCGCCTGTCCCGGATGCTCCAGTGCGAGAGCCAAGCGAAGAGACGAGTGTCCCACGGAAGGTCGAAGCGACGCCCAAAGGCACGCCAGAGGTCGTTCCGGAGCGCAAAC GACGCGCATCCAGTACACCACAGGATATACCCCCGCCGCCCGCAGACGACAAGAACGCGCAGGCCTTCCAGCGCCTCTTGTCCCTCGGCATGCCGGCCCACCGCGAGGGACTCAAGTTCGAGGTACAGccccgccgcaagcgcggccgcccgccgGGCCAGAAAAAGTCGCCTGCGCAACTGATGCGTGACGAGGCACTGGAAGCGCTCTGGAAGGCAAACGCCGAGCACCCTACGTCGAATGGCTACATGCCTGCCCGCTATGCCGCCCAGGCCAAGCTGTCGAGAGAAGAAGCGCAGTGGCTCTGCCCCTTGCCGATGCCCATGATCATGTCTACTGCGAATCCCGCCACGGTCCAGGCGCTGCCGTCGGAAGTATGGGCACGGTGGGCCCAACTCGTAGACCTCGAATAG